A region from the uncultured Draconibacterium sp. genome encodes:
- a CDS encoding ATP-binding cassette domain-containing protein, with protein MDKNTVIQLLDSSIYQYENLVLSEVNIEVKAGEFIYVIGKVGTGKSSLIKTLNAELPLYFGTGRVFDFDLVGIKSREVAQLRRKLGVVFQDFRLLTDRNVHANLSFVLKATGWKNKFEIEQRVNEVLERVGMSHKKEKFPYQLSGGEQQRVVIARAILNHADIILADEPTGNLDPETSEEILELFIQLNNEGKTILMATHDYAAIARKPARTWVCANGKLNDSAKITEELAFENLLEKNV; from the coding sequence ATGGACAAGAATACAGTTATACAGTTGCTCGACTCGAGTATTTACCAATACGAAAACCTGGTACTTTCAGAAGTAAATATTGAAGTAAAAGCCGGTGAGTTTATTTATGTAATTGGCAAGGTAGGAACGGGAAAGTCGAGCCTGATAAAAACTTTAAATGCAGAATTGCCGCTGTATTTTGGTACAGGTCGTGTGTTTGATTTTGACCTGGTTGGCATAAAAAGCAGAGAAGTGGCACAGCTCCGAAGAAAACTGGGAGTGGTTTTTCAGGATTTCCGGCTGCTTACCGACAGAAATGTACATGCTAACCTGTCTTTTGTACTGAAAGCCACAGGCTGGAAAAACAAATTTGAAATAGAACAGCGTGTTAATGAAGTGCTCGAACGGGTAGGAATGTCGCATAAAAAGGAAAAATTTCCGTATCAGTTGAGTGGGGGCGAGCAGCAGCGCGTGGTTATTGCGCGAGCCATTTTAAATCACGCCGATATAATTTTGGCCGATGAGCCTACCGGAAATCTCGATCCGGAAACTTCGGAAGAAATTCTTGAGCTGTTTATTCAGTTAAATAATGAAGGAAAAACCATTTTAATGGCCACTCACGATTATGCAGCCATTGCCCGAAAACCCGCGCGAACCTGGGTTTGCGCCAACGGAAAACTGAACGACTCGGCTAAAATTACCGAGGAATTAGCTTTTGAAAACCTCTTGGAAAAAAATGTATAA
- a CDS encoding glycosyltransferase family 4 protein: MKTKTKKIIVSVTNDLVADNRVHKVCTSLEKMGFSVLLIGRLLPNSLEVSRSYATKRMRLFFKKGACFYAEFNLRLFLFLLFKKADILLANDLDTLTANYLVSKLKGMALVYDSHEYFTEVPELIQRPRVKRIWEGLERKMLPNIHYCYTVCNSIANIYNQKYQTSFKVVRNIPLQKNRTQAISVDSEEKTILYQGALNIGRGLEQAIQAMHFIEAKLIIAGDGDIKQQLENLVKKEALEAKVQFTGRLPIDELAKLTPTANLGLSIEEDLGLNYRFALPNKLFDYIHAGVPVVVSNLPEMKAIVEAYAIGAIALSHQPKELAKTINEALLNASKRKIWKENLQTAAEELCWENEEKVLQHLFLELI, encoded by the coding sequence TTGAAAACCAAAACAAAAAAAATAATTGTTTCAGTTACCAATGATCTTGTGGCCGACAACCGCGTGCATAAAGTTTGCACATCGCTCGAAAAAATGGGATTTTCGGTGCTACTAATTGGACGTTTGCTACCTAACAGCCTTGAGGTAAGCCGAAGCTATGCAACCAAACGGATGCGCTTATTTTTTAAAAAAGGTGCCTGTTTTTATGCCGAATTCAACCTTCGTTTATTCTTGTTTTTATTGTTTAAAAAAGCAGATATTTTATTAGCCAACGACCTGGATACCCTAACGGCCAACTACCTGGTGTCGAAACTGAAAGGAATGGCGTTGGTTTACGATAGTCATGAATATTTTACAGAAGTTCCGGAACTTATACAACGCCCCCGGGTAAAAAGGATTTGGGAAGGATTGGAACGGAAAATGCTGCCAAACATTCACTATTGCTACACCGTTTGTAACTCTATAGCCAACATTTACAACCAAAAGTACCAAACCAGTTTTAAGGTGGTCAGAAACATTCCGCTTCAAAAAAATAGGACACAAGCCATTTCTGTCGATAGTGAGGAGAAAACAATCCTGTACCAGGGGGCATTAAATATTGGCCGCGGACTTGAACAGGCCATACAAGCCATGCATTTTATTGAAGCTAAACTGATTATTGCCGGCGATGGCGATATAAAACAACAACTGGAGAACCTGGTTAAAAAAGAAGCACTTGAGGCGAAGGTACAGTTTACCGGTAGGCTTCCGATTGATGAATTAGCTAAATTGACACCTACGGCTAACCTGGGTTTATCAATTGAGGAGGACCTGGGTTTGAATTACCGCTTTGCTCTTCCCAATAAGCTTTTCGATTATATTCATGCAGGAGTTCCGGTGGTGGTAAGTAACCTGCCTGAAATGAAAGCGATTGTTGAGGCATATGCCATTGGTGCAATTGCCTTATCGCACCAACCCAAAGAGTTGGCGAAAACCATTAACGAAGCTTTGCTAAATGCATCAAAAAGGAAAATCTGGAAAGAAAACCTTCAAACGGCTGCGGAAGAATTGTGCTGGGAGAACGAAGAAAAAGTACTTCAGCACTTGTTTTTAGAGCTGATTTAA
- the murB gene encoding UDP-N-acetylmuramate dehydrogenase, whose product MIRFSENHSLKAHNTFGIDAKAKYYFEFTELEDLEVFLKSNQSWKNEKLIVLGEGSNILFLNDFDGLVIHPNVPGMNSVWEDRNHEWIEVGAGEVWDDFVEYAVNRGLGGAENLSLIPGKTGAAPVQNIGAYGQEVCRLVEKVKGFDLETGCVAEFTAAECEFAYRNSIFKHYLKNRFIITSVIFRLDKFPEFNLGYGQLEKQVKEKGEISLSTIREAVIEIRSSKLPDVKNLGNAGSFFKNPVVPKELAEQLQVKYPELPVYAAENNQVKLAAGWLIEQAGWKGKRLGDAGVHAQQALVLVNYGKATGNEIYALSEDIFDAVNTQFGVKLEREVNCI is encoded by the coding sequence ATGATTCGTTTTTCTGAAAATCATTCGCTGAAAGCGCACAATACATTTGGCATTGATGCCAAAGCAAAATATTATTTCGAATTTACAGAATTGGAAGATTTAGAGGTTTTTCTAAAATCAAACCAAAGCTGGAAAAACGAAAAGCTTATAGTTTTAGGCGAGGGGAGCAATATTTTGTTTTTGAACGATTTTGATGGATTGGTAATTCATCCGAATGTGCCGGGAATGAATTCGGTTTGGGAAGACCGTAATCATGAATGGATTGAAGTTGGCGCCGGAGAGGTGTGGGATGATTTTGTTGAGTACGCCGTAAACCGGGGCTTGGGCGGAGCTGAAAACCTATCGTTAATACCCGGAAAAACAGGTGCTGCGCCAGTACAAAATATTGGCGCTTACGGCCAGGAAGTGTGCCGTTTAGTGGAAAAAGTTAAAGGCTTCGACCTGGAAACAGGTTGCGTTGCTGAGTTTACCGCTGCCGAATGTGAGTTCGCCTACCGCAACAGTATATTTAAACACTACCTTAAAAACCGTTTTATCATCACCTCTGTAATTTTTAGGTTGGATAAGTTTCCTGAATTCAACCTGGGCTATGGTCAACTGGAGAAGCAAGTGAAAGAAAAAGGCGAAATTTCGCTAAGCACTATACGTGAGGCAGTAATTGAAATACGCTCATCAAAATTACCAGATGTAAAGAACCTGGGTAATGCCGGTAGTTTCTTTAAAAATCCGGTGGTACCAAAAGAACTGGCAGAGCAGTTGCAAGTAAAATATCCGGAGTTACCGGTTTATGCTGCCGAAAATAACCAGGTAAAACTAGCTGCAGGTTGGTTAATTGAGCAGGCCGGGTGGAAGGGGAAGCGCCTTGGCGATGCCGGAGTACATGCGCAACAGGCATTGGTACTGGTTAATTATGGAAAGGCTACCGGTAATGAAATTTACGCCCTTTCGGAAGATATTTTTGATGCTGTAAACACGCAATTTGGTGTGAAACTGGAACGCGAAGTCAACTGCATTTAA